The Prunus persica cultivar Lovell chromosome G8, Prunus_persica_NCBIv2, whole genome shotgun sequence genome includes a region encoding these proteins:
- the LOC18768554 gene encoding synaptotagmin-1 — protein sequence MGFFSTIFGFCGFGLGISIGLVAGYFLFIYVQSTDVQNPEIRPLVDQDTETLQRMLPEIPLWVKNPDYDRLDWLNKFLEYMWPYLDKAICKTAKEIAKPIIAEEIPKYKIESVEFETLTLGSLPPTFQGMKVYVTDEKELIMEPSIKWAGNPNVLVAVKAFGLKATVQVVDLQVFAAPRITLKPLVPSFPCFAQINVSLMDKPYVDFGLKLIGADLMSIPGLYRFVQELIKDQVANMYLWPKTLEVPIMDPAKAFNRPVGILHVKVLRAMKLKKKDLLGASDPYVKLKLTENNLPSHKTSVKHKNLNPEWNEEFNIVVKDPQSQALELLVYDWEKVGKHEKMGMNVVPLKDLPKDEPKVLTVDLLKNMDLNDAQNEKQRGQLEVELTYKPFKEEDMQKGFEETLTVQKAPEGTPAGGGLLVIVVHEGQDLEGKHHCNPSARLIFRGEEKRTKPLKKSRDPRWAEDFQFMCEEPPINDKLHVEVVSTSSRMGLLHPKESLGYVQISLSDVVSNKRINQKYHLIDSKNGQIQIELQWRTAE from the exons ATGGGATTCTTCAGTacgatttttgggttttgtggaTTTGGACTTggtatatcgattggtcttgTGGCTGGCTATTTCCTTTTCATCTACGTCCAATCTACCGATGTTCAG AATCCCGAAATTCGTCCTTTGGTTGATCAAGATACAGAAACGTTGCAGCGGATGCTTCCTGAGATACCTCTTTGGGTGAAAAATCCAGACTATGATCGT CTTGATTGGCTAAACAAATTCCTTGAATATATGTGGCCTTATCTGGACAAG gCAATCTGCAAGACTgcaaaagaaattgcaaagcCCATAATAGCTGAGGAAATTCCAAAGTACAAGATTGAGTCTGTTGAATTTGAAACACTGACTTTAGGTTCCTTACCACCAACTTTTCAAG GGATGAAAGTTTATGTCACTGATGAGAAGGAGTTGATTATGGAACCCTCCATAAAATGGGCTGGAAATCCTAATGTCCTTGTTGCTGTGAAAGCATTTGGATTGAAAGCAACTGTTCAG GTGGTGGATTTACAAGTTTTTGCTGCACCACGTATTACTTTGAAGCCGTTGGTTCCAAGCTTTCCTTGTTTTGCCCAAATAAATGTATCTCTCATGGATAAG CCTTATGTTGATTTTGGATTAAAGCTAATAGGAGCTGATCTTATGTCAATACCTGGCCTTTATAGATTCGTCCAG GAGCTTATCAAAGATCAGGTTGCTAACATGTATCTGTGGCCGAAAACTCTTGAAGTACCAATAATGGACCCAGCGAA AGCCTTTAACAGGCCTGTAGGAATTCTCCATGTGAAGGTTCTGAGGGCAATGAAGTTAAAAAAGAAGGATCTTCTTGGTGCTTCGGACCCTTATGTGAAACTAAAGCTCACTGAGAACAATCTTCCATCACACAAGACCAGTGTCAAGCACAAGAACCTGAATCCTGAATGGAATGAGGAATTTAACATCGTTGTTAAAGATCCGCAATCTCAGGCTTTAGAACTTCTTGTTTATGACTGGGAGAAG GTGGGCAAACATGAAAAAATGGGTATGAATGTAGTACCTCTGAAAGATCTACCCAAGGATGAGCCAAAGGTTTTGACTGTcgaccttcttaaaaatatgGACTTAAATGATGCTCAAAATGAGAAGCAGCGTGGGCAGCTTGAAGTGGAATTGACTTATAAACCTTTTAAAGAGGAGGACATGCAAAAAGGATTTGAAGAAACACTGACAGTACAGAAGGCTCCTGAGGGAACTCCAGCTGGTGGAGGTTTGCTTGTTATCGTAGTTCATGAAGGTCAAGATCTTGAAGGAAAGCACCACTGTAATCCATCTGCTCGACTTATTTTCAGAGGGGAGGAAAAAAGGACCAAG CCACTAAAGAAAAGCAGAGATCCACGATGGGCCGAGGATTTTCAATTTATGTGTGAGGAACCTCCCATCAATGACAAATTACATGTGGAAGTTGTCAGCACCTCATCAAGAATGGGCTTGCTGCATCCAAAG GAATCTCTGGGGTATGTTCAGATCAGTCTTTCGGACGTTGTGTCCAACAAACGGATCAACCAGAAGTACCATCTTATAGACTCAAAGAATGGTCAGATCCAGATTGAGCTGCAATGGAGAACTGCTGAATGA